The following coding sequences are from one Virgibacillus necropolis window:
- the coaD gene encoding pantetheine-phosphate adenylyltransferase translates to MSRLAICPGSFDPVTYGHLDIIQRGARIFDHVVVAVFNNQGKHPLFSVEERVYLLEESTKDIPNVTVDSCEGLLIDYAKEKNANAILRGLRAVSDFEYEMQITSMNRKLDEHIETFFMMTNNQYSFLSSSIVKEVAKYKANVSDLVPQVVEQELQKKYKLLG, encoded by the coding sequence ATGAGCAGATTAGCAATTTGTCCAGGCAGTTTTGATCCAGTTACATATGGGCATTTAGATATCATACAAAGAGGCGCACGCATATTTGATCATGTAGTAGTAGCCGTATTCAATAATCAAGGTAAGCACCCTTTATTTTCCGTTGAAGAACGCGTTTATTTATTGGAGGAATCTACGAAAGATATACCTAACGTTACTGTTGATTCATGTGAAGGACTATTAATTGATTATGCAAAAGAAAAGAATGCCAATGCGATTCTCCGCGGATTGCGCGCTGTCAGTGATTTTGAGTATGAAATGCAAATTACATCCATGAATAGAAAGCTTGATGAACATATCGAAACGTTTTTTATGATGACAAATAACCAGTATTCTTTCTTAAGTTCCAGTATCGTAAAAGAGGTTGCAAAATATAAAGCAAATGTATCAGATTTGGTACCACAAGTAGTAGAACAAGAATTACAAAAAAAATATAAATTACTTGGGTAA
- the rsmD gene encoding 16S rRNA (guanine(966)-N(2))-methyltransferase RsmD, translating to MRVIAGTLKGRQVKAVPGNLTRPTTDKVKEAIYQIIGPFFENGSCLDLYAGSGSLGIEALSRGMERAIFVDKQSKAIQTIHENIKDLQLESKTEVFRTDAFRAIQAAAKRELQFDLILLDPPYKKADYGELLNEIAKLNLIKQNGFIYCEHDQRESLPENHPTYTLVKQASYGGTIAISLYQKNSKEGFE from the coding sequence ATGCGTGTAATTGCTGGTACATTAAAAGGACGGCAAGTAAAGGCTGTTCCTGGTAACTTAACTAGACCTACAACTGATAAAGTAAAGGAAGCGATCTATCAAATCATCGGGCCTTTTTTTGAAAATGGGTCGTGTCTAGATCTTTATGCAGGTAGCGGGTCATTAGGTATTGAGGCGTTGAGCCGCGGTATGGAACGTGCTATTTTTGTGGATAAGCAGTCAAAAGCGATTCAAACGATTCATGAAAATATAAAAGACTTGCAATTAGAAAGTAAAACTGAAGTTTTTCGAACGGATGCATTTCGAGCAATACAGGCAGCAGCGAAAAGAGAGTTACAATTTGATTTAATTTTACTTGATCCACCATATAAAAAGGCCGATTATGGTGAATTATTAAATGAAATTGCGAAATTAAATCTAATCAAACAAAATGGTTTCATTTATTGTGAACACGATCAAAGGGAGAGTCTGCCAGAAAATCATCCCACTTACACATTGGTTAAACAGGCATCCTACGGTGGAACGATAGCGATTTCTCTTTATCAAAAAAATAGTAAGGAGGGGTTTGAATGA
- a CDS encoding YlbG family protein encodes MRIERQGIIVWFQHMKNLKQIRRYGHLLYSSKKLKYAVIYVNQEDMEDTEHKLLKLSFVSKVDRSYKPFIRTDYENAKPDKAKEYDYKMGI; translated from the coding sequence ATGAGAATAGAGAGGCAAGGAATTATTGTCTGGTTTCAACATATGAAAAACCTGAAGCAAATTAGAAGATATGGACATCTTTTGTATTCTTCTAAAAAGCTAAAGTATGCAGTAATCTATGTAAATCAAGAGGATATGGAAGATACAGAACATAAATTATTAAAATTGTCTTTTGTATCCAAGGTTGATCGGTCATATAAACCATTTATCCGTACAGATTATGAAAATGCTAAACCCGATAAAGCAAAAGAATATGACTATAAAATGGGTATATAA
- a CDS encoding YlbF family regulator — protein sequence MVGTMEMVGILDRSEDLGKMILQSDVMEAYNNSQKALKEDKESQKLVKAFADIKDQYEDVQRFGRYHPDYSVIMKKVRTIKREMDMDDKVAAFKIAERNLQKLLDEISGNVAMSVGDMIKAPKDGAALSDGGCGCGSGSSGCGCKAS from the coding sequence ATGGTAGGAACAATGGAAATGGTAGGTATTCTTGATCGTTCTGAAGATCTTGGAAAAATGATCTTACAATCAGACGTTATGGAAGCATACAATAATTCCCAAAAAGCGTTAAAGGAAGATAAGGAATCCCAAAAGCTTGTTAAAGCTTTTGCAGACATAAAAGATCAGTATGAGGATGTACAACGATTTGGTCGATATCATCCAGACTATAGTGTAATCATGAAAAAGGTGCGCACCATTAAACGTGAGATGGACATGGATGATAAGGTGGCTGCCTTTAAAATAGCTGAACGCAATCTTCAAAAGTTACTTGATGAAATAAGTGGGAATGTAGCGATGAGTGTTGGAGATATGATTAAAGCTCCTAAGGACGGAGCTGCATTATCAGACGGCGGATGCGGTTGTGGTTCGGGCAGTAGTGGGTGCGGTTGTAAGGCCTCTTAA
- a CDS encoding YlbE-like family protein, translating to MNLNCYHYLKSDPNLLMFVRHNPVWYRYLSRDPNRIMEVEKEAKKFYGKTWPQQVENASNKFSMMKMLLQLATMDD from the coding sequence ATTTAAACTGTTATCACTATTTAAAATCAGACCCCAATTTATTAATGTTTGTCCGGCATAATCCAGTTTGGTATAGATATCTTTCCAGGGATCCGAATAGAATAATGGAAGTCGAAAAAGAGGCGAAAAAGTTTTATGGGAAAACCTGGCCACAACAGGTTGAGAATGCCAGTAATAAATTTTCCATGATGAAGATGCTTTTACAATTAGCTACAATGGATGATTAA